A portion of the Edaphobacter bradus genome contains these proteins:
- a CDS encoding NADH-quinone oxidoreductase subunit N produces MPSLSPNIVALLPEYILTIAGVLIMLAEPMLPAGSSRKPLGWLAILGTLAAGLASWYQLSFGTLHAFYGTVQTDAFSVFFHLLIAAVVLVTLLSSLDYFEGNATHAGEYFALTLFGAVGMMFMTCSVELLMVFIGLEISSISTYIMAGFRKGQSTGVESSIKYFLLGSFATAFFLYGIALAFGATGSTSIAAIAQTLGSSPTQKLAFLALGMMLIGLGFKVSAAPFHVWAPDVYQGAPAPIVGMMSTAPKMAAFAVLLRITFSGFAGIEHRWAALIWILAALSMTIGNLGALLQRDVKRLLAYSSIAHAGYLLVAFTAFPQDGIASACFYAAAYSAMQVGAFAVITQIARYDEQVRTIDDYAGLALKRPVLAAVLGFFLLSLIGIPFTGGFFGKFYVFTAALHSGRVWLAVIGLLNSGVACFYYLRLLAALYSRQPHEDSRLNQIPSVSIPAAVALTFTAVATLLLGIAPGRVLSLAQRSATATAPAAQSTTATSR; encoded by the coding sequence ATGCCGAGCCTCTCCCCCAACATCGTCGCCCTTCTGCCCGAGTACATCCTCACCATCGCCGGCGTTCTTATCATGCTGGCCGAGCCCATGCTCCCTGCGGGCAGCTCGCGCAAGCCACTCGGCTGGCTCGCCATTCTCGGGACTCTCGCTGCAGGCCTCGCAAGCTGGTACCAGCTCAGCTTCGGCACGCTCCATGCCTTTTATGGCACGGTCCAGACCGACGCCTTCTCGGTCTTCTTCCACCTGCTGATCGCCGCCGTCGTCCTGGTCACACTCCTCAGCTCGCTCGACTATTTCGAAGGCAACGCCACCCACGCCGGCGAGTACTTCGCCCTCACCCTCTTCGGCGCTGTGGGAATGATGTTCATGACCTGCTCGGTCGAGCTCCTGATGGTCTTCATCGGCCTCGAGATCTCCTCCATCTCCACCTACATCATGGCCGGCTTCCGCAAGGGCCAGTCCACCGGCGTCGAGTCCTCTATCAAGTACTTCCTCCTCGGCTCCTTCGCCACTGCCTTCTTCCTCTACGGCATCGCGCTGGCCTTCGGAGCCACAGGCTCCACGTCGATCGCGGCCATCGCCCAGACACTTGGCTCCAGCCCAACGCAGAAGCTCGCCTTCCTCGCTCTAGGCATGATGCTCATCGGCCTCGGCTTCAAGGTCTCCGCCGCGCCCTTCCACGTCTGGGCCCCCGACGTCTACCAGGGAGCCCCGGCCCCCATCGTCGGCATGATGTCCACGGCTCCCAAGATGGCCGCCTTCGCCGTCCTGCTCCGCATCACCTTCTCGGGCTTCGCTGGCATAGAGCACCGCTGGGCTGCGCTCATCTGGATCCTCGCTGCCCTGTCGATGACCATTGGCAACCTCGGCGCGCTACTCCAGCGCGATGTCAAGCGCCTCCTGGCCTACTCTTCCATCGCGCACGCCGGCTACCTGCTCGTCGCCTTCACTGCCTTCCCGCAAGATGGAATCGCCTCTGCCTGTTTCTACGCTGCTGCCTACTCCGCCATGCAGGTGGGCGCCTTCGCCGTCATCACCCAGATCGCCCGCTACGACGAGCAGGTCCGTACCATCGACGACTATGCCGGACTCGCCCTCAAGCGCCCCGTGCTGGCCGCCGTGCTCGGCTTCTTCCTGCTCTCCCTCATCGGCATCCCGTTCACCGGAGGCTTCTTCGGCAAGTTCTACGTCTTCACCGCCGCACTGCACTCCGGCCGCGTCTGGCTCGCCGTGATCGGCCTGCTCAACAGTGGAGTCGCCTGCTTCTACTACCTCCGACTGCTGGCCGCACTCTACAGCCGCCAGCCCCACGAAGACAGCCGCCTCAACCAGATTCCCTCTGTCAGCATTCCGGCAGCGGTAGCCCTAACCTTCACGGCCGTCGCAACACTGCTGCTCGGCATCGCCCCGGGCCGCGTGCTCTCGCTCGCCCAGCGCAGCGCTACAGCCACCGCGCCTGCCGCACAAAGCACCACGGCCACCAGCCGGTAA
- a CDS encoding ATP synthase F0 subunit C, with product MKQLQYLFMSLAAMLLATPAFAQSAVAPANQWVPLAAGLGMALAAGLCGLGQGKATASATEALARNPGARPGIFIFLILGLAFIESLALFTFVIIFLKVK from the coding sequence ATGAAGCAGTTGCAATATCTGTTTATGTCGTTGGCCGCAATGCTGCTCGCAACGCCGGCCTTTGCGCAGAGCGCAGTCGCGCCTGCCAATCAGTGGGTTCCGCTGGCTGCCGGTCTGGGCATGGCCCTTGCGGCTGGTCTCTGCGGTCTGGGTCAGGGCAAGGCGACGGCCTCGGCAACCGAGGCCCTGGCGCGCAACCCGGGAGCTCGTCCTGGAATCTTCATCTTCCTGATTCTTGGTCTCGCATTCATCGAGTCGCTGGCGCTGTTCACCTTCGTCATCATCTTCCTCAAGGTGAAGTAA
- the atpB gene encoding F0F1 ATP synthase subunit A — protein MPTQLLFTRFLNAYFAEPVTALLKSVHVTPQYPEAPISNAFAMELLVFLLLVAYFVVVRLSLSIEKPSGVQHMAEMTNEFVEEQAEQIIGHGSEQFVSYLTALFLFILLANLLGLVPGLESPTANVVVPLGFALVTFLYYHFHGLRANGGAYIKQFLGPVWWLSWLLFPIEVISHCARVLSLTVRLYANMFAGDLVTLAFFSLVPVGIPLIFLGLHLGVAVVQAYVFFLLASIYLSLAVAHDH, from the coding sequence ATGCCAACCCAGCTTTTGTTTACCCGTTTTTTGAATGCCTACTTCGCAGAGCCTGTGACGGCTCTGCTGAAGTCCGTTCACGTGACACCGCAGTATCCTGAGGCTCCAATTTCGAACGCCTTCGCGATGGAGCTGCTGGTCTTCCTGCTGCTGGTTGCGTACTTCGTGGTGGTGCGGCTCTCGTTGAGCATTGAGAAGCCGAGCGGAGTGCAGCACATGGCCGAGATGACCAACGAGTTTGTCGAGGAGCAGGCAGAACAGATCATCGGACATGGCTCGGAGCAGTTTGTCAGCTACCTGACGGCGCTGTTCCTGTTCATCCTGCTAGCGAACCTGCTGGGGCTGGTGCCGGGGCTGGAGTCGCCAACCGCGAACGTTGTGGTTCCGCTGGGATTTGCGCTGGTGACGTTCCTCTACTACCACTTCCACGGTCTACGGGCCAATGGCGGCGCGTACATCAAGCAGTTCCTCGGGCCGGTGTGGTGGCTGTCGTGGCTGCTGTTCCCGATTGAAGTGATCTCGCACTGCGCGCGTGTGCTCTCGCTCACGGTTCGACTTTACGCGAACATGTTCGCTGGGGATCTCGTGACGCTGGCGTTCTTCTCGCTGGTGCCGGTGGGAATTCCGCTGATCTTCCTGGGGCTGCACCTTGGCGTCGCCGTGGTGCAGGCGTATGTGTTCTTCCTGCTGGCGTCGATCTACCTGTCGCTTGCCGTGGCGCACGATCATTAA
- a CDS encoding AtpZ/AtpI family protein: protein MADDDKKGGGLGELVKAESMIQLAIALPAGCLIGWLIGEWLDKHFHQTWMGVVGILLGAAGGFMQIFLTASRYLKRGK from the coding sequence ATGGCGGATGACGACAAAAAAGGCGGCGGGCTGGGCGAGCTGGTGAAAGCGGAGTCGATGATTCAGCTGGCGATTGCGCTGCCGGCCGGGTGCCTGATCGGATGGCTGATCGGCGAATGGCTGGACAAGCACTTCCACCAGACCTGGATGGGGGTTGTAGGGATTTTGCTGGGGGCTGCCGGCGGGTTTATGCAGATCTTCCTGACTGCGTCGCGATATCTGAAGAGGGGGAAGTAA
- the lysS gene encoding lysine--tRNA ligase, giving the protein MFFDSDFEQKLYQQRRDKLEQIKALGYATYPNSFDFTALIPDLKRQYDSPESPVSGELLEANRTTVRIAGRIMAIRLQGKAGFAQLQQNGQRLQIYVRKDDVGENAFALYKLLDLGDHIGVSGYLMRTRTGELTVHVSEIAFLAKAMLALPDKYHGLEDTELRYRQRYVDLFMNTGHSAKADKPALNPSPSDGVILSEAKNPGSSPEAPQTQPEPEESRNVREVFVKRAAILRAIRAFFDTRGYLEVETPMMQQIAGGAAARPFTTHHNELDIDLFLRIAPELYLKRLVVGGLDRVYEINRNFRNEGVSTKHNPEFTMLEFYQAYANYHDLMNLSEELIKFVAMEVNGSLITHFNGNEINLGNWTKLSMREAIIKWWPKKSRVPSLSTFDNRAELSRCVDSAMLALSEDDYEYDALWIPAQEIEDENVPLGKIIADVFEGLAEPHLIQPTIIYDFPLAVSPLSKIKPEEPDWVERFEFYIGGFEVGNAFSELNDPVDQHNRFQQQIEQKERGDEEAMSAIDEDYVRALGYGLPPTAGEGIGIDRLTMILTNSRSIRDVILFPLMRPQQKTADQLAEKQGQPHGESAE; this is encoded by the coding sequence GTGTTCTTCGACTCCGACTTCGAGCAGAAGCTCTATCAGCAGCGCCGCGACAAACTTGAGCAGATCAAGGCCCTGGGCTACGCCACCTACCCCAACTCCTTCGACTTCACCGCCCTCATCCCCGACCTCAAGCGCCAGTACGACTCTCCCGAGTCCCCCGTCTCCGGCGAGCTGCTGGAAGCCAACCGCACCACCGTCCGCATCGCCGGACGCATCATGGCCATCCGCCTTCAGGGCAAGGCCGGCTTCGCCCAGCTCCAGCAGAACGGCCAGCGTCTGCAGATCTACGTCCGCAAAGACGACGTCGGCGAGAACGCCTTCGCCCTCTACAAGCTCCTCGACCTAGGAGACCACATCGGCGTCAGCGGCTACCTCATGCGCACCCGCACCGGCGAACTCACCGTCCACGTCTCCGAAATCGCCTTCCTCGCTAAGGCCATGCTCGCCCTCCCCGACAAGTACCACGGCCTCGAGGACACCGAGCTACGCTACCGCCAGCGCTACGTCGACCTCTTCATGAACACCGGTCACTCTGCCAAGGCCGACAAACCCGCTTTAAACCCCTCCCCCTCAGACGGGGTCATTCTGAGCGAAGCGAAGAACCCCGGTAGTTCTCCCGAGGCGCCACAAACACAACCGGAACCCGAAGAATCCCGCAACGTCCGCGAAGTCTTCGTCAAGCGGGCCGCCATCCTCCGCGCCATTCGAGCCTTCTTCGACACGAGGGGCTACCTCGAAGTCGAAACCCCCATGATGCAGCAGATCGCCGGCGGAGCTGCCGCGCGTCCCTTCACCACCCACCACAACGAGCTCGACATCGACCTCTTCCTCCGCATCGCCCCCGAGCTCTACCTCAAGCGCCTCGTCGTCGGCGGCCTCGACCGCGTCTACGAGATCAACCGCAACTTCCGCAACGAAGGCGTCAGCACCAAGCACAACCCCGAGTTCACCATGCTCGAGTTCTACCAGGCCTACGCCAACTACCACGACCTGATGAACCTCAGCGAAGAGCTCATCAAGTTCGTAGCAATGGAAGTCAATGGCTCCCTTATCACCCACTTCAACGGCAACGAGATCAACCTCGGCAACTGGACCAAGCTCTCCATGCGCGAGGCCATCATCAAGTGGTGGCCGAAAAAATCTCGTGTTCCGTCATTGTCGACTTTCGACAATCGCGCCGAATTGAGTCGTTGCGTTGACTCTGCGATGCTGGCTCTCTCAGAGGATGACTACGAATACGATGCGCTCTGGATTCCGGCACAAGAAATTGAAGATGAGAACGTACCACTGGGAAAGATCATTGCTGACGTATTTGAGGGTCTCGCCGAACCCCACCTCATCCAACCCACCATCATCTACGACTTCCCCCTCGCCGTCTCCCCTCTCTCCAAGATCAAGCCCGAAGAGCCCGACTGGGTCGAGCGCTTCGAGTTCTACATCGGAGGCTTCGAGGTCGGCAACGCCTTCTCCGAGCTAAACGACCCAGTCGACCAGCACAACCGCTTCCAGCAGCAGATCGAGCAAAAAGAGCGCGGCGACGAAGAGGCCATGTCCGCCATCGACGAGGACTACGTCCGCGCCCTCGGCTACGGCCTTCCCCCTACTGCTGGCGAGGGCATAGGCATCGACCGCCTCACCATGATCCTCACCAACTCGCGCTCCATCCGCGACGTAATCCTCTTCCCCCTCATGCGCCCCCAGCAAAAAACCGCCGACCAGCTAGCCGAAAAACAAGGCCAACCCCACGGAGAATCCGCCGAGTAG